From the genome of Bosea sp. Tri-49, one region includes:
- the recO gene encoding DNA repair protein RecO has product MEWSDEGTIIGVRRHGESAVILEVMTRDHGRHLGLVRGGRSSKQQPVLQPGNLVSLTWRARLDEHLGEYKVELLTSHAARLMAQPVALYGLANVAGLLRLLPERDPHPGLYEGLAVLLAHLDEIAIAPALMVRFELAMLSELGYGLSLERCAVTGLREDLSHVSPKSGKAVSHKAAEPYLDRLLALPAFLSEGQGARRPAPAEIAAGFALTGFFLRRDLYEPRGLLEPPERVRLLELAARIP; this is encoded by the coding sequence ATGGAATGGAGCGACGAGGGCACGATCATCGGCGTCAGGCGGCATGGCGAGAGCGCCGTGATCCTGGAGGTGATGACGCGTGACCACGGCCGCCATCTCGGCCTCGTCCGCGGCGGCCGCTCCAGCAAGCAGCAGCCGGTGCTGCAGCCCGGCAATCTCGTCTCGCTGACCTGGCGTGCCCGGCTCGACGAGCATCTCGGCGAATACAAGGTCGAGCTCCTGACCTCGCATGCGGCCAGGCTGATGGCCCAGCCAGTCGCTCTCTACGGCCTCGCCAATGTCGCAGGGCTCCTGCGTCTGCTGCCGGAGCGCGATCCGCATCCGGGACTCTATGAGGGGCTGGCCGTGCTGCTCGCGCATCTCGACGAGATCGCGATCGCGCCGGCACTGATGGTGCGCTTCGAGCTCGCCATGCTCTCCGAGCTCGGCTACGGGCTCTCGCTCGAACGCTGCGCCGTCACCGGCCTGCGCGAGGACCTCAGCCATGTCTCGCCGAAATCCGGCAAGGCTGTGAGCCACAAGGCCGCCGAGCCTTATCTCGACCGTCTCCTCGCCCTGCCGGCCTTCCTGAGCGAGGGGCAGGGCGCGCGCCGGCCGGCACCGGCCGAGATTGCTGCCGGCTTTGCTCTGACCGGCTTTTTCCTGCGCCGCGACCTCTACGAGCCGCGCGGCCTGCTGGAGCCGCCGGAGCGGGTACGGTTGCTGGAACTGGCGGCGAGAATCCCCTGA